A window of the Eretmochelys imbricata isolate rEreImb1 chromosome 7, rEreImb1.hap1, whole genome shotgun sequence genome harbors these coding sequences:
- the LOC144267965 gene encoding putative protein BRICK1-A yields MSLQKNLVQHEIHQDWANCEYIKVITSSIKKITDFLNSFDMSCYSRLATLNEKLTALERRIEYIEARVTKGETLT; encoded by the exons ATGTCACTGCAAAAGAACCTGGTGCAGCACGAGATCCACCAGGACTGGGCCAACTGCGAGTACATCAAAGTGATCACTAGCTCCATCAAGAAGATCACGGACTTCCTCAACTCCTTCG ACATGTCCTGCTACTCCCGACTCGCCACCCTCAACGAGAAGCTGACAGCGCTGGAGCGACGGATCGAGTACATCGAGGCCAGG GTAACAAAGGGCGAAACTCTCACCTAA